One Spea bombifrons isolate aSpeBom1 chromosome 1, aSpeBom1.2.pri, whole genome shotgun sequence DNA window includes the following coding sequences:
- the MICOS13 gene encoding MICOS complex subunit MIC13 has product MAPAVLRLLKFTTKAAVAGGAVYVAYDQGLLGSSTEGEDVLKKTVSAVPPALQEWADYFGWQIPSAPKLDFSVCESWNWGVQKSVAALSSAPSKACEYSAEGWKYMKDLVK; this is encoded by the exons ATGGCGCCTGCCGTGCTGAGACTGCTGAA GTTTACTACCAAGGCGGCTGTGGCTGGTGGAGCAGTGTATGTGGCCTATGACCAGGGGCTTCTGGGGAGCAGTACAGAGGGGGAGGACGTCCTAAAGAAGACAGTTTCTGCTGTGCCTCCAGCCTTGCAGGAATGGGCAGACTACTTTGGTTGGCAG ATCCCATCTGCACCAAAACTTGATTTCTCTGTCTGCGAGTCCTGGAACTGGG GTGTCCAGAAATCTGTAGCGGCACTCTCATCTGCTCCAAGCAAGGCTTGTGAATACTCGGCAGAAGGATGGAAGTACATGAAGGACCTTGTGAAGTGA